The stretch of DNA TACTGAGTAAACCCGCAGGAGGAGCAAAGATGTACGCCTCGGAAGGGAGTGCAGTAAAAGTCCCTAACATCAGATTCTGCTCCGTGCGTgtgtgctttccttttttttttttttcctggctgcgccgcgggccatgtgggatcttagtccccgaccgcagatggaacccgcgccccctgaatttgaagcgcggagtcttaaccactggactgccagggaagtccagggaaaACCCaccatgtgtggtttttttttttcgcggtacgcgggcctctcactgttgtggcctctcccgttgcggagcacaggctccggacgcacaggcacagcggccatggctcacgggcctagctgctccgcggcatgtgggatcctcccggaccggggcacgaacccgtgtcccctgcatcggcagacggactctcaaccactgcgccaccagggaagccccccatgtgTGGTTTTTAAAACTCCGGATCTTTCTCTTCTTAAAGGGATTTAGAAGGATGTAAGGAAGCGATACCAACGcgcccccttctctccctttaGTCCATCAGCTGCTAGCTGGGGGCCCTTGGAGAGACTTAACTTGGCTCATTTCTTCTCCTTTACTGACACCCCGCCCCCCCTCCTTCTCCGCGCCATTACCTGTAAAAAACCGGCCAGGTCATCAGTGGAGAACACGTCCATCACCTCCATAGCACCGGCGCTGGCCTTGCTGACTACAGGACTGAGCGGGCAGCTGAAAGGTTTCCCCATGCCACCGTATGAGGCTGGGTAATCTCAAGCCCGGTGCCgtgccctccccccagcccccaagagTTAGGGGTGAGAATTTTGGCGTTGGGGAGGCCTGGCTGAGGGACCACCCAAGGGTCAAGGTGCTTAGGAACTCGGCTGCGCCTCAAATTGGGGCACACGGGGAATAAGGGGAGGCCATGCCTGTTTCTCCGGCTGGTGATGACTTTATCCACTCCGAGAAAGTGAGCGGAGCGCAGCACGGCCCCAAGATTCCGGGGATCCTGTAGCCCCTCGAGGACGAGCCACAGCCGCTGGGGGTCGTCTCCTGGCCGAGCCTCCCCGGCCTCAGCCCACGGCCGGGGCCGCAGCGGGCTCACTTCCATGCAGACGCCCTGGTGGACCTGGTAGCGGCACAGGACGTCCAGCTTCCGCCGTCTGGGCCGCAGAACCGGGATGCCCCGCGCCTCAGCCGCGCGCAGCAGCTCGGCCCGCTCCCCCTGCAGCCCGGACATACCGGCCTGGAGCAGGAGCCGGGCCACGCGGCGGCGGGCGGCCCGCAGAGCCAGGAGACACGGGGACAGGCCAAACAGAAGCTCCAGCCCCCCGGCCGACCGCGGAGTCGGCGCCAGGTCATCCAGGAGCAGGCGGCTTAGCTCCTCCCCGCCAGGCCGCTCCCCACGCCCCACCGCTTGGGAGAAAGGACGCGTGAGGAGGCGACCGCAGCAATGCCAGGTCGCGCCCCCGAAGGCCGACAGCAGTGCCATGGTCGATGCCCCAGCTGCGTCCTCAGGAGTGGTCAACCCCGCCGGGGCCCGCTCCCAGGCCCCGAAAGCGGGTGAAGGGGACCCGAAGGCTGCTCCCGGCCCACCCCCTCTGATACAGGAAAGGCCAGGATTCCCAGTAGCGTGCTGGCCAGAACCCGGCCGCGGAACCTAGACAGGACCCTCCCAGGCCCCACTTGAGCCACTCCGCTTCCGCGTTCGgacggccccgcccccggcccggagCCGCATGGCGCATGCCCGGCGGCCAGGTCGTTCCCACAGCACCCCCTTCAGGGCCGGCTGAGCGACGACCTCCACCTCCCAGTCAGCAAAGGACACTTTACGGGGATGTGTTGGCTTTCCTATTCAACCTGGTTAGTCGTGGTGACTCCCTCCCCACATCCCGTCCTCCACCGGGCGCTGGTGACTTTCCCCAGATTCTCCTACATCCAGCCCCTCCCCTACACCTCCATTGCCTGTCAAACCATCGGCACCAGTCAGCAGGACCCCACCAATAACTTCCTGTGCCATGGAGCTGGTTCTCTAAGCGACAGCTCTGTGCCTGACCTGCACCTGCTGACAAACCAACCGATGCCCTTGGCCCACAGGTAATGGTGGCCAGACTCCTTGCTCAGCACTCAGACCCCCGGGGGATCCAGGCAAGGAGCTACCTTTTCAGCCCCACTTCACTCCTGCACTAAGTTCTGTGCTGTTCCCACAACACTGCATGTTTTTCCGTGCCTCCCCGCCTTGCAAGCCCTGTTGTCTTCTTTTCTGGCAGGCAAACTCCTACCCATTTTCAAGACCCAGCCCAAAGGTAATCCACACTGCAGGAGTGATGCCCCCAATCCACCCACCTTCCCACTCTCCTGGAAGAAACTCTGAGACACAACCATTCCTGATCACAGGAAGGGGGAAGACCTGAAAGACACTTCTGAAGCCAAGGCAGGTTGtcgcagtttttcttttttaatgatcaCAGTGAAACCCACATGGGAGGCAGGCCCTGGTACTCTGCTGCCATAGAATGGAGTGAGGACCCCACCGGGGGCTGAGAAGCCACAGTGGGGCTGGAGAACTGGGACGGGGAATAgatggggtagggggtgggatGCAGGGAAAGGAGGAAGCCCAGAGCCTCGAAAGCCATTCAGATggaaggtgagggcttccctctGCCGCCTCATCCtgaagggatgggggtggggtgcaaGAAGATAGGGGAAAGCCCCACTTTTGGCCACAGTCCCTTTCCCA from Physeter macrocephalus isolate SW-GA unplaced genomic scaffold, ASM283717v5 random_1223, whole genome shotgun sequence encodes:
- the MRM1 gene encoding rRNA methyltransferase 1, mitochondrial, which gives rise to MALLSAFGGATWHCCGRLLTRPFSQAVGRGERPGGEELSRLLLDDLAPTPRSAGGLELLFGLSPCLLALRAARRRVARLLLQAGMSGLQGERAELLRAAEARGIPVLRPRRRKLDVLCRYQVHQGVCMEVSPLRPRPWAEAGEARPGDDPQRLWLVLEGLQDPRNLGAVLRSAHFLGVDKVITSRRNSCPLSPVVSKASAGAMEVMDVFSTDDLAGFLQAKARQGWLVAGTVGCPGPEISLSSEIPITSCLEFLWDRPTLLVLGNEGSGLSREVQASCQLLLSILPGRQLPPGLESLNVSVAAGILLHSICSQRKGFPVEGKREQPLQDPQDPSASSEVPRMAQHPGLSSG